A stretch of Cyanobacterium sp. HL-69 DNA encodes these proteins:
- the dcm3 gene encoding DNA (cytosine-5)-methyltransferase 1 Dcm3 has product MSAKKRILSLFSGCGGMDLGMEGNFWIHEDFINEKIHSNWIIDRNQHLIKLAKTSFETVFGNDIEISARNAWLSYFKRNIFYQQSVVDLVEKYSKGEFTFPQNIDIVTGGFPCQDFSIAGKRKGLNSHKSHDGNYLDEKSHNHLKNRGMLYYWMKKVIEITQPKIFIAENVKGLNSLSEVKSQIESDFKAINNQGYIIFCKLLYAPDYGIPQTRERLFFIGINKQYLSKRLLKLSNIKDFINPFPEITHCDPQNSIIHNNILKPYSTVRSALSGLLEPELETKDQAQMKFSRAKFYGKTQGQIEVNLDGLSPTIRAEHHGNIEFRRLSVELGGRYHDEINSGKKMRRLTVRECARIQTFPDNYQFVRDSKILKTDLPVSASKAYKLIGNAVPPLLSYHIAMKLESIWDNLFDDNYLDNREQQKLGIF; this is encoded by the coding sequence ATGAGTGCAAAAAAAAGAATCTTATCTTTATTTTCAGGTTGTGGAGGAATGGATTTAGGAATGGAGGGAAATTTTTGGATTCATGAAGATTTTATTAATGAAAAAATACATTCTAATTGGATTATTGATCGAAATCAACATTTAATTAAACTAGCCAAAACATCTTTTGAAACAGTTTTTGGCAATGATATTGAAATCAGTGCAAGAAATGCCTGGTTATCTTACTTTAAGAGAAATATTTTTTACCAGCAAAGTGTCGTTGATTTGGTAGAAAAATATAGTAAAGGAGAATTTACCTTTCCTCAAAATATAGATATAGTAACGGGAGGTTTTCCCTGCCAAGATTTTAGCATTGCTGGAAAAAGAAAAGGTCTAAATTCCCACAAAAGTCATGACGGTAATTATTTAGATGAAAAAAGTCATAATCATCTAAAAAATAGAGGAATGCTTTATTACTGGATGAAAAAAGTCATTGAAATTACTCAACCCAAAATATTTATTGCTGAAAATGTAAAAGGCTTAAACTCTTTATCTGAGGTTAAGAGTCAGATAGAGTCTGATTTTAAAGCAATTAATAATCAAGGTTATATCATTTTTTGCAAATTACTGTATGCTCCAGATTATGGTATTCCTCAAACTAGAGAAAGATTATTTTTTATTGGTATTAATAAACAATACCTTAGTAAAAGATTGCTTAAACTTTCTAACATTAAAGACTTTATTAATCCTTTTCCAGAAATAACTCATTGCGATCCACAAAATAGTATTATTCATAATAATATTTTAAAACCTTATTCTACAGTTAGATCTGCGTTAAGTGGATTACTAGAGCCAGAGTTAGAAACAAAAGATCAAGCTCAAATGAAATTCTCTCGAGCTAAATTTTATGGAAAAACTCAAGGACAAATAGAGGTAAATTTAGATGGATTAAGTCCTACAATTAGAGCAGAGCATCATGGAAATATTGAATTTAGAAGACTCTCTGTAGAGTTAGGGGGGCGTTATCATGATGAAATAAACTCGGGAAAAAAAATGAGACGTTTAACAGTTAGAGAATGTGCAAGAATACAAACTTTTCCCGATAACTATCAGTTTGTGAGAGATAGTAAAATATTAAAAACTGATTTACCTGTTTCTGCGAGTAAGGCTTATAAATTGATAGGTAATGCCGTACCTCCATTATTGAGTTATCATATCGCTATGAAATTAGAATCTATTTGGGACAATTTGTTTGATGATAATTATTTAGATAACCGAGAGCAACAAAAGTTAGGTATTTTTTAA